Proteins co-encoded in one Cricetulus griseus strain 17A/GY chromosome 1 unlocalized genomic scaffold, alternate assembly CriGri-PICRH-1.0 chr1_1, whole genome shotgun sequence genomic window:
- the Clu gene encoding clusterin: MKILLLCVGLLLTWDNGMVLGEQEVSDNELKEMSTQGSRYINKEIQNAVQGVKQIKTLIEKTNEERKSLLNSLEEAKKKKEDALDDTRDTEMKLKAFPEVCNETMMALWEECKPCLKQTCMKFYARVCRSGSGLVGRQLEEFLNQSSPFYFWMNGDRIDSLMESDRQQSQVLDAMQDSFTRASGIMDMLFQDRFFTHEPQDTHYFSPFGFPHRRPHFLYPKSRLVRSLIPLSHYGPPSFHDMFQPFLEMIHQAQQAMDVQFHRPAFQFPDKGLREGEDDRAVCKEIRHNSTGCLKMKGQCEKCQEILSVDCSANNPAQAHLRQELNDSLQMAERLTQQYNELLHSLQTKMLNTSSLLEQLNEQFNWVSQLANLTQGEDQYYLRVSTVTTHSNNSEEPSRVTEVVVKLFDSDPITVVLPEEVSKDNPKFMDTVAEKALQEYRKKSRAE, translated from the exons ATGAAGATTCTCCTGTTGTGCGTGGGGCTGCTGCTGACCTGGGACAATGGCATGGTCCTGGGAGAGCAGGAGGTCTCCGACAATGAGCTCAAGG AAATGTCCACTCAAGGGAGTAGGTACATTAATAAGGAAATTCAAAATGCCGTCCAGGGAGTGAAACAGATAAAGACCCTCATAGAAAAAACCAATGAGGAGCGCAAGTCACTGCTCAACAGTTTAGAGGAAgccaagaagaagaaggag GATGCTCTAGATGACACCAGGGATACTGAAATGAAGTTGAAGGCATTCCCGGAAGTGTGCAATGAGACCATGATGGCCCTCTGGGAAGAGTGCAAGCCCTGCCTGAAGCAGACCTGCATGAAGTTCTATGCACGTGTCTGCAGAAGCGGCTCTGGTCTGGTTGGCCGCCAG CTGGAGGAGTTTCTGAACCAGAGTTCACCCTTCTACTTCTGGATGAATGGTGACCGCATTGACTCCCTGATGGAGAGTGACCGACAGCAGAGCCAAGTCCTAGATGCCATGCAGGACAGCTTTACCCGGGCATCTGGAATCATGGACATGCTTTTCCAGGACCGGTTCTTCACCCATGAGCCCCAGGACACCCACTACTTCTCACCCTTCGGCTTTCCACACAGGAGGCCTCATTTCTTATATCCCAAGTCCCGCTTGGTCCGTAGCCTCATCCCTCTCTCCCACTATGGGCCCCCGAGCTTCCACGACATGTTCCAGCCATTCTTAGAAATGATACACCAGGCACAACAGGCCATGGATGTCCAGTTCCACAGACCAGCCTTCCAGTTCCCGGACAAGGGTTTAAGAG AAGGTGAAGATGACCGTGCAGTGTGCAAGGAGATCCGCCACAACTCCACAGGGTGCCTGAAGATGAAGGGCCAGTGTGAGAAATgccaggagatcttgtctgtgG ACTGTTCAGCCAACAACCCTGCGCAGGCTCACCTGCGCCAGGAGCTGAATGACTCCCTCCAGATGGCTGAGAGGTTGACCCAGCAGTACAACGAGCTGCTCCATTCCCTCCAGACCAAGATGCTCAACACCTCATCCCTGCTGGAGCAGCTGAACGAACAGTTCAATTGGGTGTCCCAGCTGGCCAACCTCACACAGGGCGAAGACCAGTACTACCTTCGCGTCTCCACA GTGACAACCCACTCTAATAACTCAGAAGAGCCCTCCCGTGTCACTGAGGTGGTCGTGAAGCTGTTTGACTCTGACCCCATCACAGTGGTGTTACCAGAAGAAGTCTCCAAGGATAACCCTAAATTTATGGACACAGTGGCGGAAAAAGCGCTACAGGAATACCGCAAGAAAAGCCG AGCGGAATGA